Proteins found in one Saccharomyces mikatae IFO 1815 strain IFO1815 genome assembly, chromosome: 3 genomic segment:
- the GRX1 gene encoding dithiol glutaredoxin GRX1 (similar to Saccharomyces cerevisiae GRX1 (YCL035C) and GRX2 (YDR513W); ancestral locus Anc_1.38): MVSQETIKHVKELIADNEIFVASKTYCPYCHAALNTLFEKLKVPRSKVLVLQLNEMKDGAEIQAALCEINGQRTVPNIYINGKHIGGNDDLQELRETGELEELLEPILAN; encoded by the coding sequence atggtatCTCAAGAAACTATCAAACACGTCAAGGAACTCATTGCAGACAATGAAATCTTTGTTGCGTCGAAAACGTACTGTCCATACTGCCACGCAGCGTTGAACACgctttttgagaaattgaaagttCCCAGGTCCAAAGTGTTGGTCTTGCAATTGAACGAGATGAAGGATGGTGCAGAAATTCAGGCAGCGCTGTGTGAGATTAATGGCCAGAGAACCGTGCCAAACATCTATATTAATGGTAAGCACATTGGGGGTAACGACGACTTACAAGAGTTGAGAGAGACTGGTGAGTTGGAAGAATTGTTGGAACCTATCCTTGCAAACTAG
- the RRP7 gene encoding Rrp7p (similar to Saccharomyces cerevisiae RRP7 (YCL031C); ancestral locus Anc_1.43): MGIKDISAMKNGFIVVPFKLPDHSALPRSKEASLHFMFAKKHQSSNVNESNCLFLVNLPLLSNIEHMKKFVGQLCGKYDTVSHVEELLYNDEFGLHEVDLSALTSDLMSSTDINEKRYTPRNTALLKFVDDASINNCWNALRKYSTLHSKHSNELFEWTYTTPSFTTFINFYKPLDIDYLKEDIHTHMAIFEQREAQAQEDIQSSIVDEDGFTLVVGKNTKSLNSIRKKILNKNPLSKHENKVKPVSNIDKKAKKDFYRFQVRERKKQEINELLGKFKEDQERIKIMKAKRKFNPYT; encoded by the coding sequence ATGGGTATTAAAGACATCAGCGCCATGAAAAATGGGTTCATAGTGGTGCCGTTCAAATTGCCGGATCACAGTGCACTACCTAGGAGTAAGGAAGCCTCGTTACATTTCATGTTCGCTAAGAAACACCAGAGTTCGAACGTCAACGAATCcaattgtttatttttagtCAATCTTCCATTATTATCTAACATAGAgcatatgaaaaaatttgttggaCAGCTTTGTGGGAAATATGATACAGTATCCCATGTAGAGGAATTACTATATAACGATGAGTTTGGACTACATGAAGTGGACTTATCAGCGTTGACTTCCGATCTAATGTCCTCCACTGATATTAACGAGAAGAGATATACACCAAGAAATACAGCTCTAttaaaatttgttgatgatgCAAGCATAAATAATTGCTGGAATGCTCTAAGGAAGTACTCGACTTTGCATTCCAAGCACTCAAACGAATTATTTGAATGGACATATACCACTCCATCATTCACAAcatttatcaatttctACAAACCTTTAGACATTgattatttgaaagaagataTTCACACACATATGGCGATTTTTGAACAGCGCGAAGCTCAAGCGCAAGAAGACATTCAAAGCTCAATAGTAGATGAGGATGGTTTTACCTTAGTTGTGGGAAAGAACACTAAGTCATTAAATTCCataagaaagaagattttaaacaaaaatcCATTATCCAAACATGAAAATAAGGTCAAACCAGTTTCCAATATAGATAAAAAGgcaaagaaagatttcTATAGATTCCAAGTCAGAGAACGTAAGAAGCAAGAGATCAATGAGTTGTTAGGTAAATTCAAGGAAGATCAAGAAAGGATCAAGATAATGAAAGCGAAGAGAAAATTCAATCCATACACCTAA
- the STE50 gene encoding Ste50p (similar to Saccharomyces cerevisiae STE50 (YCL032W); ancestral locus Anc_1.42) has product MEDEKQVNNEGMNDISPELDVNGTILINNEDFFQWSVNDVITWCISTLEVEETDQLCQKLRENDIVGDLLPELSLEDCQELCEGNLNKAIKFKILINKLRVTKLEWKDEKTQEDMVTVLRNLYTTTSAKLQEFQSQYTRLRMDVLEIMKTSSNSSPINTHGPSNTAPSSNNTIIPTNDGVTLPQTDYFDTVHHRQSPSRRESPVTVFRQPSLSRSKSLLKDSKNKVPQISTNQTHPSSTSTANTPGPSPNEALKQLRASKEDSCERILKNAMKRHNLADQDWRQYVLVICYGDQERLLELNEKPVIIFKNLKQQGLHPAIMLRRRGDFEEVAMTNGSDNITPGGRL; this is encoded by the coding sequence ATGGAGGACGAGAAACAAGTCAACAATGAGGGTATGAATGATATTTCACCGGAGCTGGACGTTAATGGCACGatattaataaataatgaagacTTTTTCCAGTGGTCTGTTAATGATGTAATCACTTGGTGTATATCCACGCTGGAGGTGGAAGAAACCGATCAATTATGCCAGAAACTACGAGAAAATGATATTGTAGGGGACCTTTTGCCGGAATTGTCCTTAGAGGATTGCCAAGAATTGTGTGAAGGGAATCTGAATAAGGCtataaaattcaaaatactGATCAATAAGCTAAGGGTCACTAAATTAGAGTGGAAGGACGAGAAGACTCAAGAGGATATGGTAACGGTGTTGAGAAACTTGTACACCACTACATCTGCTAAATTGCAAGAATTTCAATCGCAGTACACGAGGTTGAGGATGGACGTCTTGGAGATAATGAAAACTAGCTCGAACTCTTCGCCCATCAATACGCATGGGCCTTCCAATACAGCGCCTTCGTCCAACAACACAATCATACCTACAAACGACGGTGTGACTCTTCCACAAACAGACTATTTCGATACAGTGCATCACCGACAATCGCCGTCGAGAAGAGAATCACCGGTGACGGTATTTAGGCAGCCTAGTCTCTCTCGTTCAAAATCTTTGCTCAAGGATAGCAAGAACAAAGTACCACAAATATCGACAAACCAAACTCATCCATCTTCAACCTCAACAGCAAATACACCGGGACCGTCACCTAACGAGGCATTAAAGCAGTTGCGTGCGTCTAAAGAGGACTCATGCGAAAGAATCTTGAAGAATGCAATGAAGAGACATAATCTGGCCGATCAGGATTGGAGGCAATATGTTTTGGTTATTTGCTATGGGGATCAAGAGAGGCTGTTGGAATTGAACGAAAAGCCTGTAATCATATTCAAGAACTTAAAGCAACAGGGCTTGCATCCAGCCATTATGTTAAGAAGAAGAGgggattttgaagaagtagCAATGACAAACGGAAGTGACAATATTACCCCTGGTGGAAGACTCTGA
- the GFD2 gene encoding Gfd2p (similar to Saccharomyces cerevisiae GFD2 (YCL036W) and YDR514C; ancestral locus Anc_1.37): MVSDNSNNSSDSSVHWEKRNNNGAGHRYRSRSGNNGALATQLGRGTLPVRGLVKDRMGSGKITSCVDAFLAARNQLNTPWDRSECNWLDEVDYYVRLRKTAFSKELDLLRKPMIDMYIVEMREKFDASYNESRRRLEAKVAQVEDEWYAVHGDVNAKLEKLVAERRLLKRICDKIVPPRSRRSQPLLSLTKEDRANGICPQPRGMKDITWFEAVQKKMSGMDGTIKLLETEQKLLADERNNIRKTFWPMVEAHSSSNEFAYLEKCIRLMASQRAICFCLDIEAFETNQSVITEIGISIYDPRENMAPSMVPITKNYHLIIEESLELRNQKWVCDYKNCYLLGESYVLSLKECVQFIQSLINYYLVPVTEEDKTWSRAFVGHHVSGDLKWLETIGVKFPGRGYEGNLDYTLLLADDPGDLDVFILDTEQFYRKSYGGKGSSLGKILRLFEIPHAFLHNAGNDAYYTLHLFMNFSDINFRKIGGMDDVLKVMSQVEIWSERDVREPKVVPMSYAISIEEAVKSRVYRKGVKSTRKERVCQTEFGGLTYFGSGKGAFTSTLPPC, encoded by the coding sequence ATGGTGAGTGATAACAGTAACAACAGCAGCGATAGTAGCGTGCATTGGGAGAAGAGGAATAATAACGGTGCAGGCCACCGTTATCGTTCCAGAAGCGGCAATAACGGTGCTTTGGCAACGCAACTGGGTAGGGGAACGCTTCCCGTCAGGGGATTAGTAAAGGACCGAATGGGAAGCGGCAAGATTACGAGCTGTGTGGATGCGTTTCTGGCGGCCAGGAACCAGTTGAATACGCCCTGGGACCGTTCTGAGTGCAACTGGCTGGACGAGGTGGATTACTACGTGCGGTTAAGGAAAACCGCGTTCTCGAAGGAATTAGATCTACTAAGAAAGCCCATGATTGATATGTATATAGTAGAGATGAGAGAAAAGTTTGATGCCTCTTACAATGAGTCCAGGAGAAGATTGGAGGCCAAAGTAGCACAAGTTGAAGATGAATGGTATGCAGTACATGGCGATGTGAATGCAAAACTTGAAAAGCTAGTAGCAGAGCGTCGgttattgaaaaggataTGCGACAAGATTGTCCCACCCAGGTCTAGAAGGTCACAGCCACTGTTGTCATTGACCAAAGAGGACCGGGCCAACGGTATCTGTCCACAGCCTAGAGGAATGAAGGACATCACTTGGTTCGAGGCGGtccagaagaaaatgtcGGGAATGGATGGTACTATCAAGCTTTTGGAGACAGAACAAAAGCTACTCGCGGATGAGAGAAACAACATCAGGAAGACGTTCTGGCCCATGGTGGAAGCACATTCCAGTTCAAATGAATTTGCGTACTTGGAAAAATGCATCAGGCTGATGGCCTCCCAGAGGGCGATATGTTTTTGTCTTGATATAGAGGCCTTCGAGACAAACCAAAGCGTAATCACGGAAATTGGAATCTCCATTTATGACCCCAGAGAGAACATGGCGCCTTCAATGGTTCcaattacaaaaaattacCACTTAATCATCGAGGAGTCTTTAGAACTTAGAAACCAAAAGTGGGTCTGTGATTACAAGAATTGCTATTTACTGGGAGAAAGCTATGTTTTGAGCCTGAAGGAGTGTGTGCAGTTCATCCAATCGCTGATCAATTACTACTTGGTCCCGGTGACCGAAGAGGATAAAACGTGGTCAAGAGCCTTTGTTGGGCACCACGTGAGTGGAGATCTCAAGTGGCTGGAAACTATTGGCGTCAAATTCCCCGGCAGAGGGTACGAAGGGAATCTGGACTACACCCTGCTCTTGGCAGACGACCCTGGAGATTTAGACGTGTTTATCTTGGACACTGAGCAGTTTTACCGCAAATCGTATGGCGGAAAGGGGAGTAGTTTGGGCAAGATCCTCCGGCTGTTCGAAATACCGCATGCGTTTCTGCACAATGCAGGCAATGATGCGTACTACACCCTGCATCTATTCATGAACTTTTCCGATATCAATTTCAGGAAAATAGGTGGCATGGACGATGTCCTTAAGGTAATGAGCCAAGTGGAAATTTGGAGCGAAAGAGATGTGCGGGAGCCCAAAGTGGTGCCCATGTCATACGCCATCTCCATCGAGGAGGCAGTCAAAAGTCGGGTCTACCGAAAGGGAGTCAAGAGCACCAGGAAGGAAAGAGTCTGCCAAACGGAATTCGGTGGGCTGACGTATTTTGGAAGTGGTAAAGGTGCCTTCACGAGCACACTCCCGCCATGCTAG
- the LSB5 gene encoding Lsb5p (similar to Saccharomyces cerevisiae LSB5 (YCL034W); ancestral locus Anc_1.39), with the protein MGFLSDHPHTAITETIFRIVSSREYTLEVELGPLIQLIKADHNDYNYTVNQEEAARALRKKIKYGNRLQQSRTLDLLDLFISQGVKFTVMYNDEKLLQRLKGMATNSESNGSGEKYEPRIIKKCAAYVISWVNYIRQNGLESARAYAGLYQMGGLVKQKYSKSSRSRRSGGRSNFMDDSADDTLYQSNSLTSADRLYRIPQINLNKEAPKIRLIISDALASAVSLQNSLIGLPRGKYSTDDEEATSKFIQTRAIRRKVLRYLQLVTEGEYLGSLIHANDELVAALTAYDDRSAQDDASDDNDHDSYNDDTYDENEQDNSRYIDSESSEEESLSSYQPSTISNPFGDHNKI; encoded by the coding sequence ATGGGATTTCTTTCGGACCATCCACATACAGCGATCACAGAGACAATCTTCCGAATTGTCTCTTCAAGGGAGTACACGCTGGAAGTGGAGCTGGGACCCTTGATTCAGCTTATCAAGGCAGACCACAACGACTACAACTACACAGTCAATCAAGAGGAGGCTGCACGAGCACTcaggaagaaaataaagtatGGAAACAGGTTACAACAGTCTAGGACGCTGGACCTTTTGGATCTGTTTATTTCGCAGGGTGTGAAATTTACTGTCATGTACAATGATGAGAAGCTGCTGCAGAGGTTGAAAGGGATGGCCACAAACTCTGAGAGCAACGGTTCGGGCGAGAAGTACGAGCCTCGAATAATCAAGAAATGTGCGGCGTATGTTATCTCGTGGGTAAACTATATTAGACAGAACGGGCTGGAGAGCGCAAGGGCCTACGCTGGTCTTTATCAAATGGGTGGACTGGTCAAGCAAAAGTACTCGAAGAGCAGTCGGTCTCGTCGTAGTGGTGGGCGCTCTAACTTTATGGATGACAGTGCAGATGACACTTTGTACCAGTCCAACTCGTTGACCAGTGCCGATAGATTGTATAGGATTCCGCAGATCAACTTGAACAAGGAGGCACCTAAGATCCGGCTCATCATCAGCGATGCTCTCGCGTCTGCTGTGTCGTTACAGAACTCGTTGATCGGATTGCCCAGAGGAAAGTACTCCACAGATGATGAGGAGGCCACGTCCAAGTTCATCCAGACAAGGGCCATCAGGAGGAAAGTTCTTAGATATCTTCAATTGGTCACGGAGGGCGAATATTTGGGTAGCTTGATTCATGCTAATGATGAGCTGGTGGCGGCGTTGACTGCATATGACGACAGAAGCGCTCAGGACGATGCTAGTGACGACAACGATCATGACTCGTACAACGACGATACCTACGATGAAAACGAGCAAGATAACAGTAGGTATATCGACAGCGAGTCTTCGGAGGAGGAAAGCCTCTCTTCCTACCAACCGTCCACGATCTCTAACCCATTCGGGGATCATAACAAAATTTAA
- the SRO9 gene encoding Sro9p (similar to Saccharomyces cerevisiae SRO9 (YCL037C) and SLF1 (YDR515W); ancestral locus Anc_1.36), with translation MSAETAAANTATTPVPEIQEQEGSKSKQVNLTPAPLPTSSPWKLAPSEVPVSTISIEDLDATRKKKNRTPTPKSSTATKWVPIKASITVSGTKRSGSKNGGSNGNNNKSKNNKTAASSTSSNANRKKKHHQHNAKKQQQQQLKKEGYEPTGEEDLKDTTSQENGQSTQQQPPSHHRNHHHSSNGPQRRKFHNSNNAGMPQNQGFQPQFKPYQGRNPRPNHNNRLKYHSHIHHNHHPQQPMVKVQQQFYPVQPVLMAINNIARQIEYYFSEENLTVDNYLRSKLSQDGFAPLSLISKFYRVVNMSFGGDENLILAALREIVANENATVNVSEGSWVNKETENVASEVKEASLLDKYFIRSKSWSNWLPETFETEVDIEKELTGNALDQFIISLPPAPQEEAEPSIGSTTQEQEIKEDSAVTAVGESESS, from the coding sequence ATGTCTGCTGAAACCGCCGCCGCCAATACTGCTACTACTCCAGTCCCAGAAATTCAAGAACAGGAGGGTTCCAAGAGCAAGCAAGTTAACTTGACGCCGGCACCTTTGCCTACATCTTCACCATGGAAACTTGCTCCATCTGAAGTTCCTGTTTCCACCATTTCCATAGAAGACTTGGATGCcacaagaaagaagaagaacagaACACCCACTCCAAAATCGTCCACTGCTACGAAGTGGGTTCCCATCAAGGCGTCCATTACTGTCTCTGGCACTAAGAGATCTGGTTCTAAGAACGGTGGAAGCAAtggcaacaacaacaagagCAAGAACAACAAGACTGCAGCATCATCAACATCTAGTAACGCTAAcaggaaaaagaagcatCACCAACATAATGCTAAGaagcaacagcagcagcaattgaaaaaggagGGCTATGAACCAACAGGTGAGGAAGATTTAAAGGACACCACTTCTCAAGAAAATGGTCAATCTACACAACAGCAACCACCATCTCACCACCGCAATCATCACCATAGCAGTAATGGTcctcaaagaagaaagtttcaTAACAGTAACAACGCCGGTATGCCTCAGAATCAAGGATTCCAACCACAGTTTAAGCCTTACCAAGGACGTAACCCTCGTCCTAATCACAACAATCGCTTAAAATACCACAGCCACATCCATCACAACCACCACCCTCAACAACCTATGGTCAAAGTACAACAACAGTTCTACCCAGTTCAACCAGTGTTGATGGCCATTAACAACATTGCTAGACAAATCGAGTACTACTTTAGTGAAGAAAACTTGACCGTCGACAACTACTTGAGATCCAAATTATCCCAAGATGGGTTTGCTCCATTATCTTTGATCTCCAAGTTTTATAGGGTTGTCAACATGTCCTTTGGTGGTGACGAAAACTTGATCTTAGCTGCATTGAGAGAAATTGTTGCTAACGAAAACGCTACCGTCAATGTTTCAGAAGGTTCTTGGGTCAACAAGGAAACCGAGAACGTTGCTAGTGAAGTCAAAGAAGCATCTCTGTTAGACAAGTACTTCATCCGTTCCAAGAGCTGGTCAAATTGGTTACCAGAGACTTTTGAAACTGAAGTAgacattgaaaaggaaCTCACCGGCAATGCACTGGACCAATTCATTATATCTTTGCCGCCAGCCCCTCAAGAAGAAGCGGAACCATCAATTGGATCCACTActcaagaacaagaaattaaagaagacTCAGCAGTGACCGCAGTTGGTGAATCTGAATCCTCCTAA
- the MXR2 gene encoding peptide-methionine (R)-S-oxide reductase (similar to Saccharomyces cerevisiae MXR2 (YCL033C); ancestral locus Anc_1.40) gives MNKLSKLYVFTQRRTFTGRGPIAVTRYWSTSKKMSGESNDIKWNDALTPLQLMVLRDKATERPNTGAYLHSKEPGVYHCANCDTPLYSSNAKFDARCGWPAFYEEISPGAITYHRDNSLMPARVEICCARCGGHLGHVFEGEGWKQLLNLPKDTRHCVNSASLNLKKD, from the coding sequence atgaataagcTCAGCAAGCTCTACGTGTTTACGCAACGCAGGACTTTCACAGGCAGAGGACCTATTGCAGTAACACGATATTGGAGTACgagcaagaaaatgagCGGCGAATCAAACGACATAAAATGGAACGATGCACTGACGCCATTGCAGCTGATGGTGCTCAGAGATAAGGCTACTGAAAGACCCAACACAGGTGCGTATTTACACTCTAAGGAACCTGGTGTCTATCATTGTGCTAACTGTGACACACCACTGTATTCTAGTAATGCTAAATTCGATGCTCGTTGTGGCTGGCCCGCATTTTATGAAGAGATATCCCCTGGAGCAATCACTTACCACCGTGACAATTCTTTGATGCCTGCAAGGGTAGAGATATGTTGTGCAAGGTGTGGTGGTCATCTTGGACATGTGTTCGAAGGCGAAGGTTGGAAGCAGTTGCTGAACTTACCCAAGGATACTAGACACTGTGTGAACAGCGCTTCgttaaacttgaaaaaggaTTAG
- the ATG22 gene encoding Atg22p (similar to Saccharomyces cerevisiae ATG22 (YCL038C); ancestral locus Anc_1.35), whose protein sequence is MSYGTINDMNESVTNYRIKKAQNNIKGWYAYSFSSEPFVVSAVSTYIPLLLQQFASINGVKVHDHSIPCLSEMGGGSDKCVLGLFNNRIYVDTSSFALYVFSLSVLFQTIIVISVSGIVDLWGSVKFKGRVLVWFSVVGALSTVAISKLNDTQIYSLAGLYIVANGCFGVINVVGNSLLPIFIKDSLKCQSQGAYEPDQVDSLTTVISGRGASLGYSSALIVQIVSMFLVASKKGSKQDVQVAVLFVGVWWLVWQLPMIWLIDDVTIPVRAYDSTTTSTHSPYPDEQETNGQLNWKAHLSYGWLSLFESFKHARLLKDVMIFLIAWFIISDSITTINSTAVLFSKTELHMSTLDLIMISILTVVNAMLGAFLIPQFLATKFRWTSSQTLMYIIIWASFIPFYGILGFFFDAFGLKHKFEMFLLAIWYGLSLGGLSAVSRSVFSLIVPPGKESTFFSMFSITDKGSSILGPFLVGLLTDKTHNIRYSFYFFFFLLMLALPVLNCLDVKRGRREAEELSQVLPENERRLD, encoded by the coding sequence ATGAGCTATGGAACAATAAATGATATGAATGAGTCGGTAACGAACTAtcgaataaaaaaagcCCAAAACAACATCAAGGGGTGGTACGCCTATTCGTTTTCTAGTGAACCATTCGTGGTTTCCGCTGTTTCTACGTATATTCCTTTATTATTGCAGCAATTTGCTAGTATAAATGGGGTAAAAGTGCACGATCATTCTATACCTTGTCTGTCAGAAATGGGAGGTGGTTCAGATAAGTGCGTCCTTGGTTTATTCAACAATCGGATCTACGTAGATACTTCAAGTTTTGCACTATATGTTTTCTCCCTTAGTGTGTTATTTCAAACTATTATAGTAATTTCTGTTTCTGGGATAGTAGATCTTTGGGGAAGTGTTAAGTTTAAAGGCAGAGTTCTGGTTTGGTTTAGTGTTGTGGGCGCATTGTCTACTGTTGCGATCTCAAAATTGAATGATACTCAAATATATTCTCTAGCTGGACTTTATATAGTGGCTAACGGTTGTTTTGGCGTCATCAACGTGGTTGGAAATTCTCTATTACCCATTTTTATCAAGGATTCATTGAAATGTCAAAGTCAAGGAGCCTATGAACCTGATCAAGTAGACTCTCTGACCACTGTAATTAGTGGTAGGGGTGCGTCTTTAGGTTATTCAAGTGCACTGATTGTTCAGATTGTATCCATGTTCCTGGTTGcatcaaaaaaaggcaGTAAACAAGATGTTCAAGTGGCTGTTCTTTTCGTGGGTGTATGGTGGTTGGTATGGCAACTACCCATGATTTGGTTGATTGATGATGTGACGATACCTGTAAGGGCATATGATTCTACAACAACATCCACCCATAGTCCGTATCCCGACGAACAAGAGACTAACGGGCAACTAAACTGGAAGGCGCATCTTTCTTATGGTTGGCTATCTCTTTTCGAATCGTTCAAGCATGCCAGGCTATTGAAAGATGTGATGATTTTCCTTATTGCATGGTTTATCATCAGTGATTCCATAACCACGATAAACTCTACAgcagttttattttccaaGACAGAGTTGCACATGAGCACCCTCGATCTAATTATGATTAGTATTTTGACCGTTGTGAATGCCATGCTGGGTGCATTTCTAATCCCACAGTTTCTTGCTACGAAATTCCGGTGGACTTCCAGTCAAACTTTGatgtatattatcatatgGGCAAGCTTCATACCATTCTATGGTATCCTtgggtttttttttgatgcgTTCGGTTTGAAAcataaatttgaaatgtttttattaGCCATTTGGTACGGACTATCATTAGGTGGATTATCGGCAGTATCAAGATCAGTTTTCAGTTTAATCGTACCTCCAGGGAAAGAATCTACATTTTTCAGTATGTTCAGCATCACAGATAAAGGGTCGTCCATTCTGGGACCTTTTCTTGTTGGACTGCTTACTGATAAGACGCACAATATTCGCTACTcgttttatttcttcttttttcttttaatgtTAGCGTTGCCTGTATTGAACTGTTTGGATGTGAAGAGAGGTAGGCGAGAAGCTGAAGAGTTGAGCCAAGTGTTAcctgaaaatgaaagaaggTTGGACTAA